The following DNA comes from Candidatus Ozemobacteraceae bacterium.
GCCGTTACGGCTTCGCCTCCTTTGAAATCGGGAGATAACAGACCTGGCGCGGGGGAATCATGCCCAGTTCGGTTCGAGCAACCATTTCGATCCGGGAGATCGACTGGAGCTTCGAGATCTCGGCCCGCACGACGGCATTGTTCGTTTCGAGGCTGTCGATGCGCTTTTCCGACGTCTGGAGCCGGAGCCTGATTTCGACCATCTTCGTCTGCTGCCAGATATACATCGTGAGCATCATGCTGACGAGGAGAATCGCCGTCATGTAGAGTCTGAGCATGCGCCGCCTGCGATTGTCGGCCGTCGTCGCGAAGCCGTCACGGTCGGAGAGGCGGGGGGAGGGCGATTCCGGGGTGAGGGGGACGAACCAACGGGAACGTTTCATGTCATGCCGACTCCTGGAGGTGAAAAATGCCGAAGACGGAATTCGTCCGTGACAGGAAACTCATCGACATCATGCGGGTCCGGCATGAGCGGAGATTCATCGTGTCAGCTCCTGTCCCCTTCGGGCGGAATGTAC
Coding sequences within:
- the ftsL gene encoding cell division protein FtsL, whose product is MKRSRWFVPLTPESPSPRLSDRDGFATTADNRRRRMLRLYMTAILLVSMMLTMYIWQQTKMVEIRLRLQTSEKRIDSLETNNAVVRAEISKLQSISRIEMVARTELGMIPPRQVCYLPISKEAKP